The genome window CTTATTATTTTAAGTTATTGTTTTTTAGAAGAAAATCAAGCAAAGACACATAAGGCAAAGGTTGTTTATTTAGATGATCAAAACAAAGTTAAGAATTAGGACATATGGGGATCCTTGTTTAAGAAGGAAATCAGAGCCAGTTAAGAAAATTGGTCCTGCTGAACGTATGCTCATTAATGTAATGATTAACACAATTGCAGATAACGAAAATGAAATTGGCCTGGCAGCACCACAAATAGGAATTAATAAGAAAATTTTTATTGTTGATCTTCCTGAATTTCCAAGAGTTTTTGTTGATCCCAAGATCCTAAAGAAAGAGGGCCAATCGTCTATGGAAGAAGGGTGCCTGAGCTTTCCTGGGTTTGCCTTTACGATTAAGAGACCAAAAAAAATTACTGTTGAATATCTAGATGAGAATAAAAAGAAACGAATTATTGAATGTGAAGATTTCTTTGCTCGCGTTATTTTGCACGAGACAGATCATCTTGATGGGGTGCTTTTTGTCGACCGTGCAAGCGAGGAAGAAAGAGCGCAGAATCAAAAAGCATTGGATAACTTAGCAAAAAAGACTAAAAAAGATTTAAAAATAAATTCGTAAAATAGATGACAGTTGTACAAAGAATACTTCCTAGTTGGTTTAAGCAAAAGATTCCTAATAAAAATAAGATTGATTCCATGAAAGAATCATTTGCTCAGTTAGGAATTTACACGGTTTGTGAACATTCTTATTGTCCTAATATGGGATCTTGTTGGTCAGCTGGCGTTGCAACATTTATGATTTTAGGCGATCGTTGCACTAGAGCTTGTCGATTTTGTGCGGTTGAATCGGGGCAGGCTAAAGAAGTTGATCCTTTTGAGCCTTGTCATGTAGCTCAGGCGGTAAAGCGACTAGGGTTAAAATATGTTGTTGTGACATCTGTGACAAGAGATGATTTGGAAGATCAAGGAGCAGCGCAATTTTCTAAGACGATTCAAGAAATTAAGGCGTCTGTTCCGGGAATAAGGATTGAAGTATTGGTTCCTGACTTTTTGGGTAATGAAAATTTAATCAAAATTGTTTTGGATGCAGAACCTAGTGTTTTTGGACATAATCTTGAGACGGTTAAAAGATTGTCAACACTCTTTCGACCACAAGCAGATTATGAAAGATCTCTGAATGTTTTAAGATTAGCAAAACAATTGAATCCAGGTATCTTTACTAAATCTGGATTGATGGTTGGTCTAGGTGAGACTAAGCAAGAGGTGAAGCAGGCGATGCGGGATTTGAGGGCAGCTGGGTGTGATCTTTTGACCATTGGTCAGTATTTAGCACCGTCAAAAAAAGAGCGTCACGTTTGTGTTGATCGTTTTGTTTTGCCAGATGAATTTAAAGAGTACAAAACTTTTGGTATGTCTATTGGATTCGGACATGTTTTAAGCGGCCCACTCGTTCGAAGTTCATATTTAGCTGAGGACGGATACCAAAATTGTTTAAATAGATTAAAGGGTTTAGATATATAAAAGGGTTTAGAATTTGAAGAAGAAAATCAAAGAATTAGCCTCATTATTGCTACGAGTAGGATTAAGTGCAGCGTTGCTTTTTTATCTTTTTAAGAAAATCGATGTTGCCAAAATGATGGATATTCTGAAAGAAGCAAATTTTGCTTATCTTTTTGCTGGTTTATTTTTTATGTTTGTTATTTATTTTCTTATTTTGATTCGATGGGACATTATTATCCGTTATTTGGGAATCAAGGTTCCATTTAAAAGCGTGGCACGTTGTTTTTTGATTGGTTCTTTTTTTAATTTATTTTTACCAACATCAACAGGTGGAGATGTTGTAAAGACCATTGGGCTTTTTAGAGATACATCTGAGAAAACAAAGGTGGTCGCCTCGGTGCTTTTGGATCGAGTTTTTGGTCTTGTGGCTTTGGTCATCGTTTCGATTGTTGCTTTTGCATCGGCGTACCGAATTGTTTATGATAAATTTTTGTTGATCGCCATTGGAATGATATCTTTAGCTACGGCATTAGGTATTTTGTTTCTTTTTAATGAACGGCTTTATTCGTTTGCTTGCCAGGTTTTTAATAAATGGCCAGTTGTTAAAGATAAATTGATGGAGCTTCATTATGCGATTGTGCTGATTAAAGAAAAAAAACAGGCATTATTTTTAGTCATTAGTATTTCTTGTTTTGTTCAGGTCTTGTTAGCGATAGTATTTTATCTGACCGCAAAAGGCTTGCACCAAGATGTTGGATTAATTTATTGGATTATTTTTGTTCCCTTGATTTGTGTTGCATCAGCTTTTCCATCGATTGGTGGTTTGGGTGTTCGGGATGTGAGCTCTGTTTATTTGTTTTCAAAGGTCGGCGTTGCTGCGGCAACGGCTGCCAGTATGAGTTTGATTAATTTCTTATTTATGGCTATTATTGGCTTGATTGGGGCAATGGTTTATGTCTGTTCATTATCTCATAGACGGGTACAATGCTGTTTATCAGATTCCAAATCTTCTGAGGGGTAGTTTGCAGGAATCTCGAGAGAGTCTTGTTCGCCTTGTTGAACAAGATTGTCCGCAGGGAAGTTCTCGAAACCTGGTAACCATTGTGTTTGATGGTCAGCCTGGAGTAGGCATTAATGCATATGCGGTAGCACCAAAAATATTGTTTACCGAAAACGAAACAGCGGATGAAGCAATTAAGAAAATTGTTGAGAGAGCAGATTTAAAAAAGAATATTATTGTTGTTACAGATGACAAAGAAATACAGTTTTATGTTCGTCAGTTTGGGGCAAAGGTTTTAGCTGTTAAAGATTTTTTCTTGAGAAAGCCAGGTAAGAAGAAAAAAGATTTTCAAAGGTCGATTACAAATACGGAAGAATGCCAGATTAATCAAGAACTTAAAAAGGTGTGGCTTAAAAAAGGCGAATGAAAATATTAATTTTTTTAAAACATTTCTTTCAAAGTGCACTTGAAGGCATTGCTGGTCTTGGAAACGCCTTGTATTTCTTGGTTAGTGTATTAAATCGAATCGTCAGAGGAAAAATTCGATTTTCGGAAGTTATAAAGCAAATTTATGAACAGGGCATGCAGTCTGTGGTTGTCATCGCTCTTACGTCGATTGCTTCTGGTGTTGTTTTAGCTTTGCAGGGATATGTTATGCTTGACCGATTTGGGGCAAAAGAAAAGGTAGCTGCCTTAGTTGCTCTTTCGCTTGTTCGAGAGCTTAGCCCTGTTTTTAGTGCTTTGGTTTTTTCTGGAAAAGCCGGAGCACGACTTACGGCAGAATTGGGAGCAATGAATGTTAACAATCAAATTGTTGCAACCAAAGTTATGGGTGTTGATCCGATTGAGTTTTTGGCTGTTCCGAGAATGTTAGCGTGTTTCCTTGTTTTGCCTATTTTAGTTGTGATGTCTGAGATTATTGGAATCACGGGTGGGTATTTAGTTGGAGTTTTTGAGGCGAATATTCCAGGATCGTTTTATATTAATCAAACATTACAATCGATTGATTATGTTGATTTCTTTAGTGGTTTTATTAAAACATTCTTTTTTGCTATTTTAATTGGATGGATTTGTTGTTATCAAGGTTTTGTCACAAAGGGTGGATCGTTAGGGGTTGGTCGTTTCACGACAAAAGCTGTTGCTTTGGCTTATATTTTGGTTGTTGTTTCAAATACAATATTGACAAAAATTATTTTGACATTTTGGGGATAGGAGGAAAGCGTGAGAGATTTCTTTAATTATTTAAGGATATTTATTTTTCTTATTGTTGCGATCGGTTTTATAGGGTGCGATGCGAATGCAGCCAAAAGAAAAAGACCAAAGTCTTTTTCTGTTTTAGAGGTGGAAGCTCAATGGATTCAAGATGGCAAACCTATTCTTTTTGAGGATGAGTTATGGTACCCTAAAGATGATATTGACATTTTATCGGATTCAGAGGTTTACTTGTTAGGTGAACAAGATGGAGTTCAGTTTTTTGTTGGGACGATTGATGTGCGCCCGTATAATCGTATCTATACTAAATTTGAAAAGAATAAGTTTCGTATTTTTGAAAAGAAATAAAAATGATTAAAGTTTCGCATTTGTACAAGTCGTTTAACGATCAACCGATTCTTAAAGATGTTAATTTTGAGGTTAAGGAGGGTGAAATTCTTGCTATTTTAGGACAAAGCGGGGTCGGCAAGAGCGTATTGCTTAAACATTTAATTGGTTTGCTTGTTTTGGATAAAGGTTCCATCGAAATTGATTCGATGGATGTTACAAGCTTTGGTGAAAAAGATTGGCTTTTGTTAAGAAAGAAAATGGGATATCTTTTTCAAGATGGAGCGCTATATGATTTTATGACAATTTTTGAGAACGTCGCATTTCCGCTGAAAGAACATACAAAAATGAATGAGCAAGAAATCAGAGAAAAGGTTAGGAGCACTTTGAATTTAGTTGGGCTCGATGATATTGAAGAAAAATATCCGTCTGAGTTAAGTGGCGGGATGCAAAAACGAGCTGCGCTAGCTCGAGCGGTTATCTTAAACTCAAAGATTCTTTTGTGTGATGAGCCGACATCGGGTTTAGATCCGATTCGTAGTCGAGATATTGCTGATGCTATTTTAAATATTTCACGGCATTTTAATACAACAACAGTGATCACATCCCACGACATGAAGAATTCGTTTCGCATCGCCGATCGATTAGTTATTATGAAAGACGGGTCGCTTGTAGCGCAAGGCACGGCTAGGGAGATTGAATCAATAGATAATGCTTTTGTTAAAGAATTTCTAAATTAACCTTGGAGTTATAATGGAAAAAAAAGAGTTTTCAATAAAGTTATATGCAGGTCTATTTTTTATTATTGGGGTTATTTTGATTGGTGTTGTTGTTTTGACGATTGGGATGGAGAGAGGATTGACTCAGCCAAAGTTTACGGCTCAAGTTTTATTTAGTCAAGTTGGCGGCCTGTCCATCGGAGCACCAGTTCGCTTGTCCGGAGTTAATGTGGGAACTGTTGGCAAAATCGATTTTCTTGATGAAGAAGTTGACGGGCGTCACGTTGTTGTGAGTTTAAGCCTTTTTAAACGATATAAGAAGCAAATTGAAAAGGCGTATAGTTTTGAAATTAAGACCGAAGGTGTCTTAGGGCAAAAGTTGATTGCTATTAGCAAAGATCCGTCCGGGAATGGTCGAAAGCTTGATATTGCTAAGCCGTTAGTTGGCGAAGATCCTCTGGATGTTCAAGATCTTGCTAGAACATTTGGCCAGACAGCTGTTTCTCTTCAAGACACAGCAAAAGGAATGGCTGTTGTTATGAATGAAGTTGATGATAACTTCAAGAAGATCAAAAGAGTGCTTAACCGCATTGAAGAGAGATTAATTGACGGAAATTTATTTACAGTTTTTTAGAAAAGTAAGGAGGATTGGTTTATGGGTGATTCAATAACAATTTTTGGTATTAAGATTTTTGCGTGGATTTATATCCCTCTTAGCTATTTATTGTGGGTTATGGCAGGTCTTTTGATTAAAGGCATTGTATTTAAATCTATCAAAAAATTCGCGAAAAAAACAAAAACAAAAGCTGATGATATTCTTGTTGATTCGCTTGATGTCCCGTTGCTCTTATTAATTTTTACAAGCGGTGGAATTCTTGTTGAGCGGATTGCTCCGATAACTGCAGGCGCAGATTTGGCAAAGTATGTTGTTCTTGGATTTAAAGCAGTTACAATTATTGCGATTGTTTTATTTTTTGATAAATTTATTAACAAATTAATTGAAGCCTATTCGCCGAAATATGATGTTTTGCAGACTTCAGGAAGCGTTGTTAAGACGATTACGCGCTTACTTGTCATTGGCATCGGACTTTTGGTTCTTTTGGACAGTTTTGGTGTTTCCATCACACCTGTTTTAGCTTCTTTGGGGATTGGTTCTCTGGCAGTTGCTCTTGCATTGCAGCCAACGCTTGAGAATTTCTTTTCAGGTGTTCAAATTATTGTTGATAAACCAATTAAAGTTGGCCAATTTGTTAAACTTGAATCTGGTGAAGAAGGCTATGTGCACAAAATTGGATGGCGTTCAACTTGGATTCGAATGCTTCCGAATAATATTGTGGTAATGCCCAACAAGGTGATGGTTAATTCAAGAGTAACGAATTATTATTATCCTGAGCAAGAATTAGCTGTGTTAGTTCAGGTTGGTGTACACTATACATCGGATTTGGAAAAAGTAGAAAAAGTTACCATAGAAGTCGGAAGAGAAGTAATGAAAGAGGTCGTAGGCGGAATTAAAGATTTTGAGCCGTTTATTCGATATCATACTTTTGATCATTCGAGTATTAATTTTAGTGTGATTTTGCGCGCCAAAGAATTTGTGGATAATTATTTAATTAAACATGAATTTATTAAGCGTTTAGCGAAGCGCTATACTAAAGAGGGCATTGTGATTCCATTTCCGATTCGTGCGATTAACTATGATCAAGAAAAATCTCTTGAGAACATTCAAAAAAGCTAAAATAACCACGGGGGAGCTTTATGTTTATTTTTGGAAATTTAATTATTTCATTGGCAAAAATTCTTGATATTATTTTAACATTTTTATATTGGTTAATTTTGATTCGTGCTCTGATTAGCTGGGTTAATCCAGACCCTTTTAATCCCGTTGTGCAGTTCTTGCATCGAACCACAGAGCCAATTTTAGAGCCTATTCGCCGGATTTTGCCAAGAATGGCGATTGATTTTTCTCCCATCGTGGCATTTTTAGGCATTGTGTTCTTAAAATCTTTTTTAATTTCAACATTGATTGAAATGGGATATCGATTGAAAAATTTAATATAATAAAGGAGTTGTGCGATGTTTGATCAGATGAAAAAATTGATGGAGATGAAAAAGCAAGCGGACCAGATTAAGCGAGAGCTTGAAGCTTCAAGAACTGAAGCTGATGATGGGTCTGGAATTAAGATTGTTATCGATGGAGCACAAAGGTTTCACTCTGTTGAAATCGACCCTAGTCTTTTAGGACAAGATAATCAGCAAGAGTTTCAGAAAAAAATTCTAAAGAGTATTAATTATGCGATTGCTCAGTCCCAGGCAATGGCTGCAGAAAAAATGAAAAAAATGGCTGGATTAAACATTCCAGGGCTTTAACTAACAACACAACAAAAGGAGAAGTATCATGCCGTATGATAAATCGCTTGATATTGAAATTTTTAAGGATGCAAAGGAATTCGAAGAGACAAGAATTACAGTTGGTGTTTTTTCTTACAACGGAGGCGAAAAAAAGCTTCAGATTTCACGAGAAAATAAAAATGCAGCTGAAGAATGGCGTTTTGCTAAATTAGGTCGCATGAACAAAGCGGAAATTCAAGAAATTCTTCCTTCGCTTAAGACTGCTATCGAGAACATGTAGTAAGAGTTTTTGGGATGCTCTTTTTTAAAAAAGAGCATCCCAACAAGATTTCTTATTTTAAATTAAAGAAAATTGATATGCAAAGGAAATTATATGTCAGGTGATGTTTATTTAACGAGAGAAGGATATGAAAAATTGATTAAAGATCTTGATCAGCTTAAAGGAGTTGAGCGTCTTAAGATTTCAAGGGCTATCGGAGAGGCCAGGCTTTTAGGGGATTTAAAAGAGAACGCAGAATATGATGCTGCTAAAAACGCTCAGGCTCATTGTGAAGCAAGAATTTCAGAGCTTGAAGGCACCTTGTCTCGTGCTCGAATCATTGAAGATGAGGATATTCCAAAAGACAAGGCTTTTATTGGAGCAACTGTGACCTTAATTGATTTGGATACGAACGAGGAATCTGTGTATATTCTGGTATCTCCGGAAGAGTCAAATTATGAAGAGGGAAAGATTTCGATTACATCGCCAATTGGAAAAGCTTTGCTTGGTCGTAAATTAGATGATGAAGTTGAAATTCAAGTTCCTGCGGGAGCCTTAAGATATAAAATTACAAAAATTAATCGATAGGAGTTTGCGTGATTTCAATTGGTGTTATTGGATGTGGTCATTGGGGGCCTAACCATATTCGAACATTTTCTCAGCTTGCAGATTCTGAAGTTGTCATGTGTTCGGATTTGGAGCAAGATCGATTAACGGCCATTAAGAACCTTTTTCCTCATATTAAAATAACAAAAGACTATCGAGATATTTTAAGCACTGATGATGTTGACGCGGTTTGCATCGTGACTCCTACAGCAAGTCATTTTCAAATTGCCAAAGAATCCTTAGAATCCGGCAAGCATGTTTTGTGTGAGAAGCCGTTAGCTATTTCCGCGAAAGAATGTCAAGAGTTGGGTCGTTTAGCTCAAGAAAATTCGAAGATTTTAATGGTCGGGCACGTTTTTTTGTTTAATGAAGGCATTGTGCAGTTAAAGAAATATTTGTCGCAGGGCGAGCTTGGTAATATTTATTATGCTCATTCAGAAAGAACAAACCTTGGCCCATTTCGCTACGATGTTAACGCTCTTTGGGATTTGGCACCTCATGATATTTCTATTTTTAATTATTTGTTTGATAGTTGTCCTATCAATGTTTCTGCCAGGGGCCAAAAATGTTTAAAAACATCTCTGGAAGATTTGGCATTTGTGACATTGGAATATCCAAATAACATTTTGGTGAATATCCATGTGAGCTGGCTTGATCCTCGAAAAGTAAGGCAGATTACGATTGTTGGAGATGAAAAAATGATTGTGTGGGATGATTTGGATAATATGGGTCCGATACGACTTTATGATAAACATGTTGAGCGAACAGAAGTTTTTTATGAAACGTATGGTGAATTTCAGCTTTTATCAAAAGAGGGAAGTGTGATGATTCCGAAGATTGCGATTAAAGAGCCTTTGAAAAATCAAAATCAATATTTTCTTGATTGCATTAAGAATAATCGGTTGCCTGATGTTTCAGATGCGAAAAAAGGGGAAGATGTTGTTAGGACACTTTTAGCTATTTCTGAATCAATGAACAATGGCGGATCGCCAGTAAAGATTTCTTAAATGAATTATTCAAAGCATCCAACCGCATTAGTTAACGATAAATCCCAGATAGGAGACCGGACGCGTATTTGGGCTTTTGTTAATATTCAAGATGGGGCTATTGTCGGATCCGATTGCAATATTTGTGATTGTTGTTTTTTGGAAAAAGGGGCTAAGCTTGGAAATCGCGTAACAATTAAAAATGGTGTCTCGATTTTTGATGGTGTTATTTTAGAAGATGATGTTTTTTGTGGGACAAATGTTGTTTTTGTTAACGATCGAAATCCTCGCAGCAAAAAAGAAGACTGGGTTCTTGAAAAAACAATTGTAAAAAAGGGCGCTACCATTGGAAGCAATGCAACTGTTTTGTGCGGTGTTACCATTGGAGAATATGCTTTTGTTGGAGCGGGTAGCATTGTGACAAAAGATGTTTTGCCATTTGAAATGGTTGTTGGTAATCCTGCTAGAAAAATAGGTTATGCATGTTGTTGCGGAAAAAGATTAGAAGAATCTTTAAAGTGTTCTTGTGGCTTACTGTATAGCATAGGGGAAAAGGGATTAGAAATTAATGACTAAGGTCTTAGTTTGTCCGATTGCTTTTAATGAACATGTTAAGATTAAAAGAACAATAGAGCGTTTTATTGCAAGCCCGGCTTTTGGAAAAGTTGAATATCTGGTAATGGATGATGGGTCGACAGATGAAACAACCAAAATCATTGAAAGTTTTTCAAATCAAGGTGTTCAAACCATTAAGCACGCTCATCGAATTGGAGTAGGGGCTGCAATTCGAACAGCGATAAATCACGCGATCAAAAAGAATTTTGATATTATTGTTATTATGGCTGGTAACGATAAGGATGATCCAAATGAAATATTTTCTCTTGTTGATCCAGTGATAAAAGAAGATTTTGATTTTGTGCAAGGGTCTCGATACAAGGGTGGATGCGGAGTCGGAGGGGACATGCCAATGTACCGAAGAATTGCTACACGCCTTCATCCAGCATTGCTTTCTTTTTTTACTAAAAAGCGAGTCACCGATAGCACCAATGGTTTTAGGGCGATTAAGCTCTCTGTTTTTAAAGACAAGCGAATTAATTTGGATCAGCAGTGGCTTAATGCGTATGAACTTGAGCCTTATATCTTATTTAAAGTTTTAATCTTTGATTATAAGTTTAAAGAAGTTTTAGTGAAGAAAGTTTATCCTTCTAGAAAATTAGGATATACAAAAATGCGACCTTTTTTAGGATGGTGGAGCATTTTAAAACCAATTCTTTATTTAGGGTTTAGAATCAAGAAATAAAGATTTTTTATGTTCATTGAATAAAAGAAAAATATGAGAAAATGCTTAAGTTGCAATATCACTTTTGATGATGAAAATCTCGTTGGCTGCCTTTATTGCGAGAGCATTCTTGTCAAGATTCATCAGGATCAATCGAGAGAAGATGTTGCGCCTTCTGCTCAAGGCACAGAATCATTGCCTTCAAAAAAGATTCTCACGCATCAGAATAAAGATTATTTGATGGGAATTCTTTTTCGCAGAAGAACATTTTTGTCATCCTTTGCTTTTAGCTGTAATGATATTAAGCGTAGTAAGAAAGCAACCAGATTTCTTGTTCAGCCAATTGACATTGGATATGTTGTGAAAATTCCGTGGCTTGTTGTTGATATTGTTTATTCGCTCTTTTTTCATATATTGCATTCTCGGTATTGCCCTTTATGCAACACGCGATATTTTATATTTTATCATTTTCAGGAAGCTCAACACCCAAAAGATGCATGTGAATATTGTCAGGAGTACAATCGTATTTCAGATGAAATTTTTCTAAAAAAAGAACGTGTTGATTTAAGAGTATTGCGCAAGGAGTCTGAAGAGAAGGTTAGAAGAGGGAAAAAGAGTGCGTTTTTTGATTTAACTCACAGAAACATTAAGTTGGAAAGATTTCTAGATATTCTTTCGATACTTATTTCGATTGCTTTATATGGTTATGTTGTGATTCGTGTGAGCATGCCGATCTTTGCTGAGATTTATCAGTTTTAGTATTAGGAAGAATTTGTTTTGTGTTAATTTCTAAGGAGAATAAAATGAAGAAATGTCCTCGATGTCAGGTTGCTTATAAAGATGATCATGAGATCAAATGTCTGTATTGTGATGGAATTTTGATAGATGCGGATCTTTTAGCTTTTGAAAGAAATAGTGGAACAAGTCTTTCTCAACCAAAGCAAATAAGAATGAAAGATCCCATGACGCATCAGCGCAAAGCGTACCTGATTGGGGTTTTTCTAAAAGGAAAAACATTTTTGTCTTCGTTTGCGTTTAGTGCAAACGAGATGAAAAAAGGAGAAAAATTTAAACGTTTTTTTGTCCAGCCTCTTGATATCAGCTATATTATTAAATTGCCATGGCTCTTGGTTAATTTTATTTATTCGCTCTCGTATCGTCTTTTGTATCACTCGTATTGCCCTGAATGTGGTTGGAAATATATTTTATCTGATGGTAAAGGTGTCCATGCGAAGGATGAGTGCGAATATAATCAGGAATACAATCGACTTTCAGAAGAAATATTTTCAGGAAACGTTTTTATTGATTTAGATGAGCTAATTGCACAATCAAATGAGAAAAGAAAGAATGGAAAAAGAAGCGCTGTTTATGATGCGCGCAACCGTAATGTAGGATGGGAATCATTCTTGGATGTTTTATCGATTTTAAGTTCAATTATGCTCTATCTTTTTTTATTCACTTTATTAGTTATGCCTATTTTCGGTAGAATTTTTGAGTTCTAAATTGTGCTTATTTTTAATAAGAATTTTTGATGGTTCGATGGAATCATTGTTCAATCAGAATATTGTTATGAAGTTCTGATTAAGGAAGGGTGTATGAAACTTTTTGGAAAAAATTCAGTTATCGAAAGAATAAAATCTAATCCTAAAAGCATAAGAACGATTTATGTCCAAACGGATCACGCGGATGCCTCTTATATTCGAAAAAAGGCAAAGAAGTGGGGCATTGCAGTTTATGGTGTTGCTCAATCTAAGATTTTGAAGATGACTCGAAATTTGAACAGTCAAGGCGTTGTTGCGGATGTTGAAGATTTTCAGTATACAGAGTATTCTGATCTTTTGGATCAGGCGCTGAAAAAGAAGCTGTCATTATTGTTTTTGGATAATTTAAAGGATCCTCAAAATTTAGGGGCTATTATTCGAAGCGTTGCTTGTCTGGGTGATTTTGGAATTGTTCTTCCAAAAAAAGAATCGGTTTCAATTACCGAAGCTGTTTTTCGTGTTGCTTCTGGGGGAGATAACTACGTTTCTGTCTCAAGAGTTTCTAACCTAAGTAATGCTATTTCCTTGGCTAAGAAACAAGGTTTTTGGATTGCAGGATCTGTGGTTGAAGGAGGAGAAGATTTATCAGAGCAATCTCTGCCTTTTCCGATCGGCCTTGTTATTGGATCTGAACAAAGAGGTATTCGGGATGTTATTCGAAAACAAATTGATGTTAGCGTTACAATCCCTATGAAACATGAACGCTTGTCGTTTAACGCAGCACAAGCAACTGCTATTTTATGCTATGAAATCACAAAACAAAAAAACAAAAAAGATTGTTAAAAGTCAATCAAAGGCATTGGATTTTTTTGCTGAGGCAGGACTTCTAAAGCGAGTTAAGCGCAGTGGTTGGTGGGTCGCTGGAATCAAGGATCCAGAGAGCGTGGCTGATCATAGTTTTCGCTGCGCGATTATGGCGTATTATATCGCTCACTTAGAAGGTGTCGATCCATACAAAGCAATTGTGATGGCGCTTTTTAATGATATTCATGAAGCGCGCATTAATGATTTGCATAAAATGGGTCATTATTATATTGATTTTAAAACAGCAGAAAAAAAAGTTTTCGATGATCAGGTTAAGGGTTTAGATAAGAAAGTAAAAGAAGAATTGTCTCGTTTTCGAAAGTCCTATGATGAGCAAAAGACCAAGGAAAGCTTGGTTGCACGAGATGCGGATATCTTAGAATGTCTTTTGCAGGCAAAAGAATATATGCAAAACGGACACAAGAAAGCAGAGATCTTCTTAACAAAAGCGCCAGATCTTTTAAAAACTAAGAGTGCTAAGAAAATATGGAATAGTTTAAAGAAATGGGACAGTGCTTCTTGGTGGCAAAGCGTTGTTAAGTTTGAGCGATAATGAGTAATCGTCGATATAAATTCTTATTTTTTACATTTTGTTTTTTATTGGCATCCTTTAGTTTGGGCGGATGTGCAAGTTTAAAGACGTATAATGCAGCGACCGAGCGTTACGAGTTTGTTTTACTTTCACCTCAAGACGAGGTTTCGATCGGGTATGATTCGAACAAAAGCATTATCAAGGAATATAAACTTTCGTCTGACAAAGATAAGCAGAGACGCCTTGATGAGATTGGAAGACGTTTAGTCAATGTTTTAGAGAAAAAGATATATCCATATCATTTTTTCTTAATTGAAAAAGATGAGCTTAATGCTTTTACGACACCTGGCGGGTATATTTATTTCTTTACAGGGTTATTTGATAAATTAAAAACAGATGATGCGATTGCCTCTGTAGTGGCGCATGAATTGGGTCATAATTCTGCTCGGCATATTGCAAAGAAGTTTCAGGCAGCGTTAGGATATAATGTTGCGGGGTCAATTATCTTTTCAATGGTGGATATGGGCGGAGATTTCTCGACTCAGATTGCTTCGATG of Candidatus Omnitrophota bacterium contains these proteins:
- a CDS encoding M48 family metallopeptidase; this encodes MSNRRYKFLFFTFCFLLASFSLGGCASLKTYNAATERYEFVLLSPQDEVSIGYDSNKSIIKEYKLSSDKDKQRRLDEIGRRLVNVLEKKIYPYHFFLIEKDELNAFTTPGGYIYFFTGLFDKLKTDDAIASVVAHELGHNSARHIAKKFQAALGYNVAGSIIFSMVDMGGDFSTQIASMSAGVLMNIVSASFSRQDEYEADRLGVKYMFLAGYDLNGIIESFEILLKESKGSSVPLWLRTHPFVEDRIESVKEEIVFAPYRYNGNTEK